One genomic segment of Methanothermobacter wolfeii includes these proteins:
- a CDS encoding DUF366 family protein, which yields MIYEHLEEPLLYDGSQIEPVWALSELGIKGSSIITWIGPMDVRDIVDYEDLDLEIKAGEALHFIVEHFDEQPSSLRLAYHRQRILVMLLKEELSREGFDTRRDGDDLYIGSSKLTVSIATASISSMKIHLGVNLHREGTPDDVETVGLLDEKPELGMDGVVRIAENVAMAYIHELDSIEEDICKTRVF from the coding sequence ATGATATATGAACACCTTGAGGAGCCACTCCTCTATGATGGGAGTCAGATAGAGCCTGTCTGGGCACTGAGTGAACTGGGTATAAAGGGCTCGAGTATAATAACATGGATCGGTCCGATGGATGTGAGGGATATAGTTGACTATGAGGACCTTGACCTTGAAATAAAGGCCGGGGAGGCCCTGCACTTCATCGTCGAGCACTTCGATGAGCAGCCATCAAGCCTGAGGCTTGCATACCACAGGCAGAGGATACTCGTGATGCTCCTGAAGGAGGAACTCTCAAGGGAGGGCTTTGATACAAGGAGGGATGGCGACGACCTCTACATAGGATCATCAAAGCTCACGGTCTCAATTGCCACGGCATCCATATCCAGCATGAAGATACACCTTGGCGTTAACCTCCACCGTGAGGGGACGCCCGATGATGTTGAAACCGTGGGACTCCTTGATGAGAAACCTGAGCTTGGAATGGACGGCGTTGTAAGGATAGCTGAGAACGTTGCAATGGCATACATCCATGAGCTTGATTCCATTGAGGAGGACATCTGCAAGACAAGGGTTTTCTGA
- a CDS encoding PPC domain-containing DNA-binding protein produces the protein MRIEPGKDLMEELVALPHEGAIVSGIGSLHGARIRTADESKVMVRGPLEMVSLQGTVTGYGVHLHIAVADSRGRMTGGHLMGDCRVRTTAEVAMIPYQGKMLRVRDRRTGYRELMVLD, from the coding sequence ATGAGAATTGAACCAGGAAAGGATCTGATGGAGGAACTGGTGGCGCTCCCCCATGAGGGCGCCATCGTATCAGGCATTGGAAGCCTCCATGGAGCCAGGATAAGGACGGCGGATGAGAGTAAAGTGATGGTCAGGGGCCCCCTTGAGATGGTCTCACTCCAGGGGACGGTAACAGGCTACGGCGTCCACCTACACATCGCAGTTGCAGACTCCCGGGGGAGGATGACAGGAGGCCACCTCATGGGGGACTGCAGGGTGAGGACAACAGCTGAGGTGGCCATGATACCATATCAGGGTAAGATGCTCAGGGTAAGGGACCGGAGGACAGGATACAGGGAGCTTATGGTACTTGACTGA
- a CDS encoding DNA polymerase subunit beta, with translation MRSRIRDFIHTMDDLFFAVTSYLHPDDRIISFLRYIPDEEGERSLDSSRYSKVNSEGAYRFLGEHHPGYLHHYHELGVLMMGVPRDLVERILRPDARLREIMEDASDPLLLKVIKIADALHDHAGIPYRSMGVSGSILPGLHDPENSDIDFVVYGLKNHRRALDAFGELRESQEGPLKGLDESFWMRVYRKRIVDETLSFREFCWYEMRKNNRGTVDGTLFDILAAREWDEIGGSWADTKYEPCGRITVECTVSDALEAFDNPARYLVEDVRVLEGPGVEITEVVSFTHTYAGQAREGERILARGKLERFTGRNDGYRVVVGTSREAEDEFIKLKELKI, from the coding sequence ATGAGATCCCGAATCCGTGACTTCATACATACCATGGATGATCTTTTCTTTGCGGTGACATCCTACCTCCATCCAGATGACAGGATCATCTCATTTTTACGGTACATACCCGATGAAGAGGGTGAAAGATCACTGGACTCATCAAGATACTCAAAGGTGAACTCTGAGGGAGCCTACAGGTTCCTTGGGGAGCACCACCCAGGGTACCTGCACCACTACCATGAACTCGGTGTTCTCATGATGGGCGTGCCCCGGGACCTTGTGGAAAGGATACTCCGACCGGACGCCCGGCTACGTGAGATAATGGAAGATGCCTCCGATCCTCTGCTTTTAAAGGTCATTAAGATCGCAGACGCCCTCCATGACCATGCAGGGATCCCCTACAGGAGTATGGGTGTTTCAGGGTCCATCCTCCCCGGACTCCACGACCCTGAAAACTCTGACATCGACTTTGTGGTTTACGGGCTTAAGAACCACAGACGGGCCCTTGATGCCTTCGGAGAACTCAGGGAGAGTCAGGAGGGGCCATTGAAGGGCCTTGATGAATCATTCTGGATGAGGGTCTACAGGAAGCGGATAGTTGATGAAACCCTCAGCTTCAGGGAATTCTGCTGGTATGAGATGCGGAAGAACAACAGGGGGACCGTTGACGGCACCCTCTTTGACATACTTGCAGCAAGGGAGTGGGATGAGATAGGTGGTTCATGGGCAGATACAAAATATGAACCCTGCGGTAGGATCACGGTTGAATGCACGGTCAGTGACGCCCTTGAAGCCTTTGATAACCCTGCAAGGTACCTTGTGGAAGACGTGAGGGTCCTTGAGGGACCCGGAGTTGAAATCACTGAGGTTGTCTCATTCACACACACCTACGCTGGCCAGGCAAGGGAGGGTGAGAGGATCCTGGCCAGGGGCAAACTTGAAAGGTTCACAGGAAGGAATGATGGCTACCGGGTGGTTGTCGGCACCAGCCGTGAGGCTGAGGATGAGTTCATAAAACTGAAGGAACTCAAAATATAA
- a CDS encoding homoserine dehydrogenase: MKVGLIGFGTIGAGVVEIFNRNQELINRKTGRKVELKRVVDLDIETPRGVEIDPEKLSTDADDILEDPDIDIVIELIGGYEPARSFILRAIENGKHVVTANKALLARHWDEIMSAASEKGVRVAFEASVGGGIPVLKALNESLAANRIQSIYGIINGTANYILTGMASEGCEFEEVLREAQRLGYAERDPTFDIEGHDTAQKLIILTLLGFGVYVPEEKLHVMGISNIKRHDIEYALEELNHTVRLLAAARLEDGELELWVMPALVPADHLLSSVTGVYNGIYIEGDFTGPVMFYGKGAGRRATASAVVADCMDIVINPEKRIPMGPGFEAVKSVREFSRTTSRYYIRLEAVDRPGVLHEMAGAFSRHGISIESVTQRGAVEGETVPIYIVTHSTMEGDLQRALSEIMEMEWVMGEPLSLRIL, translated from the coding sequence GTGAAGGTGGGACTTATAGGATTTGGAACCATAGGCGCCGGTGTGGTGGAGATATTTAACAGGAACCAGGAACTCATCAACAGGAAGACCGGGAGAAAGGTTGAACTCAAAAGGGTAGTTGACCTTGACATTGAAACACCCCGGGGGGTGGAGATAGACCCTGAAAAACTCTCAACCGATGCTGATGATATACTCGAGGATCCTGATATAGACATCGTCATAGAACTCATAGGCGGATACGAGCCTGCCCGCAGCTTCATCCTGAGGGCCATCGAGAATGGTAAGCATGTGGTAACCGCCAACAAGGCCCTCCTTGCCAGGCACTGGGATGAGATAATGTCAGCGGCCAGTGAGAAGGGGGTGAGGGTTGCATTTGAGGCCAGTGTGGGTGGAGGCATACCCGTCCTCAAGGCACTCAACGAATCCCTTGCAGCCAACAGGATACAGTCGATTTACGGGATAATCAACGGTACAGCCAACTACATCCTCACAGGGATGGCCTCTGAGGGATGTGAATTTGAGGAGGTTCTGAGGGAAGCCCAGCGGCTGGGGTACGCTGAAAGGGACCCCACATTTGATATTGAGGGTCATGACACGGCACAGAAACTGATAATACTGACCCTCCTGGGCTTTGGAGTCTACGTACCTGAAGAGAAACTCCATGTCATGGGTATAAGCAATATAAAGAGGCATGACATTGAATACGCCCTTGAAGAACTCAACCATACCGTCAGGCTGCTTGCAGCCGCCCGGCTTGAGGATGGGGAACTGGAACTCTGGGTTATGCCCGCCCTTGTACCTGCAGACCACCTCCTCTCATCCGTTACAGGAGTTTATAATGGAATATACATTGAGGGGGACTTCACAGGACCCGTGATGTTCTATGGTAAGGGCGCCGGGAGGAGGGCCACTGCAAGTGCCGTTGTTGCTGACTGCATGGACATAGTGATAAACCCTGAGAAGAGGATACCCATGGGTCCTGGGTTTGAAGCCGTTAAATCAGTGAGGGAGTTCTCAAGAACCACTTCAAGATACTACATCCGGCTTGAAGCGGTTGACAGGCCAGGGGTCCTCCATGAAATGGCAGGTGCCTTCAGCAGGCATGGTATAAGCATTGAATCGGTGACCCAGAGGGGTGCCGTTGAGGGTGAAACGGTCCCCATATACATTGTAACCCACAGTACCATGGAGGGGGACCTCCAGAGGGCCCTCTCCGAAATCATGGAGATGGAATGGGTGATGGGTGAACCTCTGAGCCTCAGGATACTCTAA
- a CDS encoding CRISPR-associated protein Cas4, translating into MAVSVSCISEFMFCPMKLYLTEFLGIRSPFNHEAMAIRDAYLDFRLAAESRARKLQPGTDPGEVEGLLMGDLERILNGLEGGVREKVMDTMKFQVRSAALRITGAMELMGAPGERVARRIFPPFIRDYTIHDPSLELYGRVNMEIIDGHHYPVKIKGVLPPAGGAWPSDSLELTAQALLVEREFETESLVSFIDYIPLAERRTVVTDYRRRECLFDVLDEIRKIIEDGEVPSVDVKPSRCEKCGLSDECLGEDQS; encoded by the coding sequence ATGGCTGTATCCGTCTCATGCATCTCTGAATTCATGTTCTGTCCGATGAAGCTGTACCTCACCGAGTTCCTTGGCATAAGGAGCCCCTTCAACCATGAAGCCATGGCCATAAGGGACGCCTACCTTGACTTCAGACTGGCTGCAGAGTCCCGTGCAAGGAAGCTCCAGCCAGGGACGGATCCAGGGGAGGTTGAGGGCCTCCTTATGGGGGACCTTGAAAGGATACTTAATGGCCTTGAGGGAGGGGTCAGGGAGAAGGTGATGGATACCATGAAGTTTCAGGTGAGATCAGCGGCCCTCAGGATAACAGGTGCCATGGAGTTGATGGGGGCCCCTGGGGAGAGGGTTGCCAGGAGGATATTCCCGCCATTCATAAGGGACTACACCATCCATGATCCCTCCCTGGAGCTCTATGGTCGTGTGAACATGGAGATAATCGACGGCCACCATTACCCTGTGAAGATTAAGGGTGTGCTGCCCCCTGCAGGTGGTGCCTGGCCATCTGACAGCCTCGAGCTCACGGCCCAGGCCCTCCTGGTTGAAAGGGAATTCGAAACCGAGAGCCTGGTATCCTTCATAGACTACATACCCCTGGCAGAAAGACGCACGGTTGTAACGGATTACCGGAGAAGGGAGTGCCTCTTCGATGTCCTTGATGAGATAAGGAAGATAATCGAGGATGGTGAGGTTCCCTCCGTGGATGTAAAGCCGTCCAGGTGTGAAAAATGCGGTCTCTCAGATGAATGCCTCGGGGAGGATCAGTCCTGA
- a CDS encoding DUF5612 domain-containing protein encodes MSSVAISIRTLERPGVLSEITGMLAARGINITYAHLYVERDGYGSIYMELEDIDDVDGLVEEIRSSRTVVDVRIHRSLEKIYGKRIIIIGGGAQVSQVAMGAISEADRHNIRGERISIDTIPLVGEKELAEAVSAVGRLPRVAALVLAGSLMGGAITEAVERVKREHDIIVISLNMPGSVTGAADIVVTDPIQAGVMSVMAVADTAVFDIEKVRGKRF; translated from the coding sequence ATGAGTTCGGTCGCCATAAGCATAAGGACCCTTGAACGGCCAGGCGTCCTCAGTGAAATAACGGGTATGCTGGCAGCCAGGGGGATAAACATCACATACGCCCACCTTTACGTTGAGAGGGATGGTTACGGGTCCATATACATGGAACTTGAGGATATAGATGATGTTGATGGGCTGGTTGAGGAGATAAGGTCCTCCAGGACCGTTGTTGATGTGAGGATTCACAGGTCCCTTGAAAAGATATACGGTAAGAGGATAATCATAATAGGGGGAGGGGCGCAGGTATCCCAGGTTGCCATGGGAGCCATCAGTGAGGCGGACCGCCATAACATAAGGGGTGAGAGGATAAGCATCGACACCATCCCCCTCGTGGGTGAGAAGGAGCTTGCAGAGGCCGTAAGTGCGGTGGGGAGGCTCCCCAGGGTGGCTGCACTGGTCCTTGCAGGTTCACTCATGGGTGGCGCCATCACGGAAGCCGTTGAAAGGGTTAAGAGGGAGCATGACATCATCGTCATAAGCCTCAACATGCCAGGAAGCGTCACCGGCGCCGCCGACATTGTTGTAACCGACCCTATACAGGCAGGGGTTATGAGTGTTATGGCGGTGGCCGATACCGCTGTCTTTGACATTGAGAAGGTGAGGGGTAAAAGGTTTTAA
- a CDS encoding energy-converting hydrogenase B subunit P, translating to MKIVIRPHHMISLGGYIVELEFPYRNLIVVNPTDEHIKIEVPVFNEEWIEEHRSLGLKIVPVGEDDNYLRLWRREKALLESGNK from the coding sequence ATGAAAATAGTTATAAGACCCCACCACATGATAAGCCTTGGAGGATACATAGTTGAACTTGAATTCCCCTACCGGAACCTTATAGTCGTAAACCCCACCGATGAACATATAAAGATAGAGGTGCCTGTCTTTAATGAGGAATGGATAGAGGAGCACAGGAGCCTTGGACTTAAAATAGTCCCTGTGGGTGAAGATGATAACTACCTGCGCCTCTGGAGGAGGGAGAAGGCCCTCCTGGAGTCCGGTAACAAGTGA